In the Azospirillum formosense genome, one interval contains:
- the arsB gene encoding ACR3 family arsenite efflux transporter: MGLFERYLSVWVVLCIVAGIALGSVAPGLFRAIAAAELARVNLPVAALIWLMIVPMLLKIDLGALGRVKEHWRGVGVTLLINWAVKPFSMALLGSLFIGHLFAPLLPQEQIPSYIAGLILLAAAPCTAMVFVWSNLCEGEPHYTLSQVALNDLIMVFAFAPLVGLLLGVASITVPWGTLLLSVLLYIVIPVAAAQLWRRGLLASGGEGALTRTLGVMQPLSLLALLTTLVLLFGFQGEQILAQPLVILLLAVPILIQVYLNAGLAYWLSRRFGVAWCVAAPAALIGASNFFELAVAAAISLFGLGSGAALATVVGVLVEVPVMLSVVRIVKRTRGWYERGAAAGQG; encoded by the coding sequence CTGTTCCGGGCGATCGCGGCGGCGGAGCTGGCCCGGGTCAACCTGCCGGTGGCGGCGCTGATCTGGCTGATGATCGTGCCGATGCTGCTGAAGATCGACCTCGGCGCGCTGGGGCGGGTGAAGGAGCATTGGCGCGGCGTCGGCGTGACGCTTCTCATCAACTGGGCGGTCAAGCCCTTCTCGATGGCGCTGCTCGGCAGCCTGTTCATCGGCCATCTGTTCGCGCCGCTGCTGCCGCAGGAGCAGATCCCGTCCTACATCGCCGGGCTGATCCTGCTGGCCGCCGCGCCCTGCACGGCCATGGTCTTCGTCTGGTCCAACCTGTGCGAGGGGGAGCCGCACTACACACTGAGCCAGGTGGCGCTGAACGACCTCATCATGGTCTTCGCCTTCGCGCCGCTGGTCGGCCTGCTGCTCGGCGTCGCGTCGATCACCGTGCCGTGGGGCACGCTGCTGCTGTCGGTGCTGCTCTACATCGTCATCCCCGTGGCGGCGGCCCAGCTGTGGCGGCGCGGGCTTCTGGCGTCGGGCGGGGAGGGGGCGCTGACGCGGACGCTGGGCGTGATGCAGCCGCTGTCGCTTCTTGCCCTGCTGACCACGCTGGTCCTGCTGTTCGGCTTCCAGGGCGAGCAGATCCTGGCGCAGCCGCTGGTCATCCTGCTGCTGGCCGTGCCGATCCTGATCCAGGTCTATCTCAACGCGGGATTGGCTTACTGGCTGTCGCGCCGGTTCGGCGTGGCCTGGTGCGTGGCCGCTCCGGCGGCGCTGATCGGGGCGTCGAACTTCTTCGAGCTGGCGGTGGCCGCCGCCATCAGCCTGTTCGGTCTGGGGTCCGGCGCCGCGCTGGCCACCGTGGTCGGCGTGCTGGTGGAGGTGCCGGTGATGCTGTCGGTGGTCCGGATCGTGAAGCGGACCCGCGGCTGGTACGAGCGCGGCGCGGCCGCCGGGCAGGGCTGA